In Arachis hypogaea cultivar Tifrunner chromosome 2, arahy.Tifrunner.gnm2.J5K5, whole genome shotgun sequence, a genomic segment contains:
- the LOC112755128 gene encoding putative RING-H2 finger protein ATL49, whose protein sequence is MGSSGTNLVTTIIGFGLSATFIVFVCTRIICGRIQRYIASSSSSSSRTIYEFQSRPDIERGEHVIVEGVPAFVSAIPTLKFNQEAFSSVECTQCVICLADYKEQELLRMIPKCGHCFHVSCIDMWLRKQSTCPVCRLPLRNALEQKNVTSLAFTISHHHSLDEEYNTSLQRNISSDDERPVVDSNSSNTSLPISVGEPDIRP, encoded by the exons ATGGGGAGTTCAGGTACCAACTTGGTAACTACAATAATTGGTTTTGGATTGAGTGCAACATTCATAGTGTTTGTGTGCACAAGAATCATTTGTGGGAGAATTCAAAGGTATatagcatcatcatcatcttcatcatcaaggACTATATACGAATTTCAATCAAGACCAGACATAGAACgg GGAGAACATGTTATTGTTGAGGGAGTACCTGCTTTTGTTTCTGCAATCCCCACTTTAAAGTTCAACCAAGAGGCTTTCAGCTCCGTTGAATGTACACA GTGTGTGATATGTTTGGCAGATTACAAAGAACAAGAATTGTTGAGGATGATACCAAAATGTGGGCACTGTTTTCATGTCTCTTGCATTGATATGTGGCTAAGAAAGCAATCTACATGCCCTGTATGCCGTTTGCCACTTAGAAATGCTCTTGAACAAAAGAATGTGACAAGTTTGGCATTCACAATAAGCCACCACCACTCTCTTGATGAAGAGTATAATACTTCATTACAAAGGAACATTAGTAGTGATGATGAGAGGCCAGTAGTTGATTCTAATTCTAGTAACACCTCACTTCCAATTTCTGTAGGAGAACCTGATATAAGACCCTGA
- the LOC112755146 gene encoding protein-ribulosamine 3-kinase, chloroplastic isoform X1, whose amino-acid sequence MMGAHVGIISPSTFFPRFPPTSLIKTKINTSPVCSISMNMDPVREWILSEGKATKITKISPVGGGCINLASRYDTDSGSFFVKTNRSIGPSMFEAEALGLGAMYETGTIRVPRPYKVGELPTGGSYIIMEFIEFGASRGNQSVLGRKLAEMHKAGKSSKGFGFDVDNTIGSTPQINTWSSDWIQFYGEHRLGYQLKLASRQYGDSLIYERGQRLVKSIGKLFENVAIEPCLLHGDLWSGNISSDKNGEPVILDPACYYGHSEAEFGMSWCAGFGASFYNSYFEVMPKQPGFEERRDLYMLYHYLNHYNLFGSGYRSSAMSIIDDYLALLKA is encoded by the exons ATGATGGGTGCACACGTGGGAATCATATCACCTTCCACTTTCTTCCCTCGATTTCCTCCAACTTCTTTAATCAAAACCAAAATCAATACATCACCAG TTTGCAGCATTAGCATGAATATGGATCCAGTTCGTGAGTGGATCCTTTCTGAAGGGAAAGCCACAAAGATAACCAAGATTAGTCCTGTTGGTGGTGGTTGCATCAACCTTGCTAGTCGCTATGACACTGATTCTGGTTCTTTCTTTGTTAAAACAAACAG GAGTATTGGACCATCAATGTTTGAAGCAGAGGCTCTTGGTTTAGGGGCTATGTATGAAACCGGGACAATCCGTGTGCCTAGGCCATATAAG GTTGGAGAGCTTCCCACTGGTGGTTCCTACATCATTATGGAATTCATAGAATTCGGCGCTTCCAGAGGCAATCAA TCTGTTCTAGGGAGGAAACTTGCTGAGATGCATAAAGCCGGAAAATCTAGCAAAGGCTTTGGTTTTGATGTCGATAACACCATTGGCAG TACTCCACAAATAAACACGTGGTCATCGGATTGGATTCAATTTTATGGAGAGCATAGATTGGGCTACCAGTTGAAGCTAGCATCGAGACAATATGGCGACAGTCTCATTTATGAAAGAG GACAAAGACTGGTGAAAAGCATAGGAAAACTATTTGAAAATGTGGCGATAGAACCATGCTTACTACACGGAGACTTATGGAGCGGAAACATCAGCTCTGATAAAAATGGAGAGCCTGTCATATTGGATCCAGCGTGCTACT ATGGACACAGTGAGGCAGAATTCGGAATGTCTTGGTGTGCCGGCTTTGGAGCATCATTCTATAATTCATATTTTGAG GTGATGCCTAAACAGCCAGGTTTTGAGGAGAGAAGAGACCTATATATGTTGTATCATTATTTAAATCACTATAATCTCTTTGGTTCTGGATACAGATCATCAGCTATGTCCATAATTGATGATTATCTTGCACTTTTAAAAGCTTAG
- the LOC112755146 gene encoding protein-ribulosamine 3-kinase, chloroplastic isoform X2 → MNMDPVREWILSEGKATKITKISPVGGGCINLASRYDTDSGSFFVKTNRSIGPSMFEAEALGLGAMYETGTIRVPRPYKVGELPTGGSYIIMEFIEFGASRGNQSVLGRKLAEMHKAGKSSKGFGFDVDNTIGSTPQINTWSSDWIQFYGEHRLGYQLKLASRQYGDSLIYERGQRLVKSIGKLFENVAIEPCLLHGDLWSGNISSDKNGEPVILDPACYYGHSEAEFGMSWCAGFGASFYNSYFEVMPKQPGFEERRDLYMLYHYLNHYNLFGSGYRSSAMSIIDDYLALLKA, encoded by the exons ATGAATATGGATCCAGTTCGTGAGTGGATCCTTTCTGAAGGGAAAGCCACAAAGATAACCAAGATTAGTCCTGTTGGTGGTGGTTGCATCAACCTTGCTAGTCGCTATGACACTGATTCTGGTTCTTTCTTTGTTAAAACAAACAG GAGTATTGGACCATCAATGTTTGAAGCAGAGGCTCTTGGTTTAGGGGCTATGTATGAAACCGGGACAATCCGTGTGCCTAGGCCATATAAG GTTGGAGAGCTTCCCACTGGTGGTTCCTACATCATTATGGAATTCATAGAATTCGGCGCTTCCAGAGGCAATCAA TCTGTTCTAGGGAGGAAACTTGCTGAGATGCATAAAGCCGGAAAATCTAGCAAAGGCTTTGGTTTTGATGTCGATAACACCATTGGCAG TACTCCACAAATAAACACGTGGTCATCGGATTGGATTCAATTTTATGGAGAGCATAGATTGGGCTACCAGTTGAAGCTAGCATCGAGACAATATGGCGACAGTCTCATTTATGAAAGAG GACAAAGACTGGTGAAAAGCATAGGAAAACTATTTGAAAATGTGGCGATAGAACCATGCTTACTACACGGAGACTTATGGAGCGGAAACATCAGCTCTGATAAAAATGGAGAGCCTGTCATATTGGATCCAGCGTGCTACT ATGGACACAGTGAGGCAGAATTCGGAATGTCTTGGTGTGCCGGCTTTGGAGCATCATTCTATAATTCATATTTTGAG GTGATGCCTAAACAGCCAGGTTTTGAGGAGAGAAGAGACCTATATATGTTGTATCATTATTTAAATCACTATAATCTCTTTGGTTCTGGATACAGATCATCAGCTATGTCCATAATTGATGATTATCTTGCACTTTTAAAAGCTTAG
- the LOC112755139 gene encoding two-component response regulator ORR26, with amino-acid sequence MDYGNKYTIPIPGIKVLVVDCDSTSLTLASKMLRILGYEVVTAKLGSDALPIIEKNELHLVLMEIHLPDMKMFELIDKIRESYDIPSFIMSADENQTSKSKALSKGAKLYFIKPLLLSDLKGLWKFASCNTKVSTVSTDQNGSKGITVNKDQECKPLNNNNNKEKKQELVESSVVQRRKRIRWTDHLHMKFMEAVILAGSGAGPKKIHEYMNVSGVTKEHVSSYLQKYRQSLKAQDSEIQYQRKMLSSELNLRSYQLKDLFHCKSEQFLDAPAHLPSTKIPTVHEPALSQNQLLPGTLVQGEMNGNGVESVEISQEESYTNGRVSEEDQLDPSEDFETIMTNTEPCFTSWSRLLDPEETSYEVSSKDYTAENSELNCSMPMENDMCQQFPAFPSVPSGNVDEIFNISKETENACDEDLDSWLKSL; translated from the exons ATGGATTATGGTAATAAGTACACTATTCCAATACCTGGAATCAAAGTTTTGGTGGTGGATTGTGATTCAACATCTCTAACATTGGCATCTAAAATGCTTCGTATCCTTGGATATGAAG ttGTGACTGCTAAACTAGGTTCTGATGCTTTACCAATTATTGAGAAGAATGAGCTTCACCTTGTGCTCATGGAGATTCATTTGCCTGACATGAAAATGTTTGAACTCATTGACAAAATCAGAGAAAGCTATGACATCCCATCTTTCA TTATGAGTGCTGATGAAAATCAAACTTCAAAGTCAAAAGCACTAAGCAAAGGAGCTAAACTCTATTTCATAAAGCCACTTCTACTTTCTGATTTAAAGGGCCTCTGGAAATTTGCATCATGCAACACAAAAGTTTCAACAGTATCCACTGATCAAAATGGATCAAAGGGTATCACAGTGAACAAGGATCAAGAATGCAAACcactgaataataataataacaaagagaaaaaacAAGAACTTGTTGAATCATCAGTGGTCCAGAGAAGGAAAAGAATTAGGTGGACTGATCATTTGCATATGAAGTTCATGGAAGCTGTTATCTTAGCAGGATCTGGTG CTGGtcctaagaaaatacatgagtatATGAATGTGTCAGGAgtcacaaaagagcatgtttcaAGCTATTTACAG AAATATCGCCAATCTTTGAAAGCGCAAGATAGTGAAATTCAATATCAAAGGAAAATGCTATCATCTGAGTTGAATTTAAGATCATACCAATTGAAGGATCTCTTCCATTGCAAGTCAGAGCAATTTCTTGATGCTCCTGCACATCTTCCTTCCACAAAAATTCCAACTGTTCATGAACCAGCTTTGAGCCAAAACCAATTACTCCCAGGGACACTGGTGCAAGGTGAGATGAATGGCAATGGTGTGGAATCTGTGGAGATTAGCCAAGAAGAAAGTTATACTAATGGAAGAGTTTCTGAAGAAGATCAATTAGACCCAAGTGAAGATTTTGAAACAATAATGACAAATACTGAGCCTTGTTTCACTAGCTGGAGTCGGCTACTTGATCCTGAAGAAACTTCTTACGAGGTTTCCTCTAAGGATTATACTGCTGAAAACAGTGAATTGAATTGTTCGATGCCGATGGAGAATGATATGTGTCAACAGTTTCCTGCATTTCCTTCAGTACCATCAGGAAATGTTGATGAGATCTTCAATATTTCAAAGGAAACTGAGAATGCCTGTGATGAGGATTTAGATAGTTGGCTAAAAAGCTTATAG
- the LOC140177498 gene encoding uncharacterized protein, whose product MEDIPEDNPSSRDDSQPRRPVSEHREATNQAKIASTIHHANEHVTTDPQHPEKTRDKAAQIIQELCLRVQELEGKLKDGEKQNNGSHATSRSRSHRGRSSTRQRNRRDDHSASRNRRREKSPEQRYDKKHHRSASRDLNRQHDSDEDRRYRSTKRTRNDHTIMGATPFTEGILRAKLPRGFDKPTDMKYDGTKDPQEHLTAFEARMNLEGASDAVRCRAFPVTLAGPAIKWFNALPNGSITSFHDITRKFMAQFTTRITKAKHPISLLGVTQKQEESTRKYLDRFNDECLTVDGLTDSVASLCLTNGLMNEDFRKHLTTKPVWTMHEIQNVAKDYINDEEVSQVVAANKRQHVSNQHGNPTPRHNVPPKENQRDHIKPTHRPPRIGKFSNYTPLTAPITEIYHQIADRGIIPRARPLKERTGGSKALYCDYHRGYGHKTHDCYDLKDALEQAIRDGKLAEFVKIIREPRRADRDKSPEREGRNPRTQKPPRENTEEDPTIIVNVITGKDVPNKSKLTIKKDLKVMAVKNHDPVATADNTITFLPEDCQHGTSAEDAPFVISARIGTGLVRRILVDTGADSNILFRGAFDKLGLHNDNLQTHRHGVTGLGDNFLKPDGSVTLPITIGTSNQRKTILSEFVVLKDSTAYNVILGRKTINDFSAVIFTKYLLMKFRADDGTIGTIHGDREVAAECDNNSLALRKKSRDAAGIFLADLDARLDGQPRPEPEGDMEKLQIGPTKEEYTFINRNLPYDLKEELSQLLKENRDLFAFTLADMPGISPDLMSHHLAVDPLAKPVAQRRRKMSPDRAAEVRKQVKALLEANFIRELPYTTWLANVVLVKKSNGKWRINKIEVYIDDMLAKTESGEQLTIDLNIIMNTLRKHQMRLNPTKCAFGMEAGKFLGFMITQRGVEANPEKCRAVLEMTSPKNLKDIQKLTGRLTALSRFLGASAQKAIPFFKLMKKGTPFKWETECEEAFQHFKKVLTEPPILAKPQTGETLYLYLSITEETIAAALVRENEKKEQKPIYFISKVLQDTETCYSRLEKLAFALLSASRRLRQYFQAHPITVRTDQTVKQVLQKPDLAGRMLAWSIELSQFQIRFEPRNAIKAQALTDFIAEMTPTKQTPEPWKLHVDGSSNSTHGGAGIILENQNGITIEQSIRYDFPVSNNQAEYEALLAGLNLAREVGAKILEVNTDAQVVCSQINGSYQTRDPLLQQYLKKVSETKEGFENVSIHHVPRERNARADLLSKLASTKSGHGNKSLIQEVVKSPSVSTEIHAHLTSSNQESWTYPILQYLRDGVLPPDPKEERRIKREAANYTMIAGQLYKRGFSQPLLKCVEPGDTEYILREIHEGCCGHHIGGKTLAQKIVRAGYFWPTIIRDSIQLTKSCDKCQRHANLHQAAPHQLSIISAERPFGSWGIDLVGPFPTAPGQLRYLIVAIDYYTKWIEAEPLASITATQCRKFVWRQIITRFGIPEVIISDNGTQFKDKKFRELLEGLHISHRFSSVEHPQTNGQVESANKIIVKGLKKRLDEAKGLWAEELGSVLWSYRTTPQTSTGETPFRLTYGVEAVIPVEIGDPSPRKTVGGNDEEAERDLVDEERRIAHVKELALKQRISLRTSGTLSLTKGFNEAQLFKFFFSLHPHYKSLLFLKTRNEDTAIVGGLITLQAECTDIQKTDQTNGYVRTNKYGKARTAKYTPQTDHTKGPDGRKYY is encoded by the exons ATGGAGGACATCCCGGAGGATAACCCATCAAGCCGGGACGATTCCCAACCACGTCGTCCGGTCTCAGAACACCGTGAAGCCACAAACCAAGCAAAAATAGCAAGCACCATCCACCACGCAAACGAACACGTCACAACGGACCCACAACATCCTGAGAAAACCAGAGACAAAGCGGCACAAATCATCCAGGAGCTCTGTCTCCGGGTCCAAGAGCTTGAAGGCAAGTTAAAAGACGGAGAAAAACAAAATAACGGAAGCCATGCAACTTCCAGGTCAAGATCCCACCGCGGCAGGTCGTCAACTCGGCAACGCAATAGGAGAGATGATCACAGCGCTTCACGCAACCGCCGACGCGAGAAATCCCCTGAGCAGCGATACGACAAAAAACACCATCGCAGCGCCTCTCGGGATCTAAACCGTCAACACGATTCAGACGAAGACCGGAGATACCGAAGCACCAAGCGCACGAGAAACGACCACACCATAATGGGAGCTACACCCTTTACGGAAGGAATTTTAAGAGCAAAACTCCCCAGAGGTTTCGACAAACCCACCGACATGAAATACGACGGGACTAAAGACCCGCAAGAGCACCTAACGGCTTTCGAAGCCAGAATGAACTTAGAGGGAGCATCCGACGCAGTCCGATGCAGAGCCTTCCCAGTAACCCTTGCCGGACCagcgatcaaatggttcaacgccctcccgaaCGGGTCCATAACTAGCTTCCACGACATCACAAGAAAattcatggcccagttcacaaCCCGAATCACCAAGGCTAAACACCCCATCAGCCTATTAGGGGTCACACAAAAGCAAGAAGAATCCACAAGAAAATACCTTGACCGCTTCAACGACGAGTGCCTgacggtcgacggactcacggacTCCGTTGCCAGCCTCTGCCTAACTAACGGGCTCATGAATGAAGACTTTCGCAAACATCTCACCACCAAACCGGTATGGACCATGCACGAAATCCAGAACGTCGCCAAGGATTACATCaacgacgaggaagtcagccaggtcgtcgcTGCCAACAAGCGGCAACACGTCTCCAACCAACACGGCAACCCGACTCCTCGCCATAACGTACCACCCAAAGAAAACCAACGAGACCACATTAAACCGACCCACCGACCTCCAAGAATAGGGAAATTCTCCAATTACACCCCCCTAACAGCACCAATTACGgagatataccaccaaatagcagatcgaGGCATCATCCCCAGGGCCCGACCACTCAAGGAAAGGACAGGAGGAAGCAAAGCCCTCTACTGCGACTATCACCGCGGATACGGCCACAAAACAcatgactgttacgaccttaaagaCGCCCTTGAGCAGGCCATACGGGACGGCAAACTCGCAGAGTTCGtcaaaatcatcagagaaccaagGCGCGCCGACAGGGACAAATCACCAGAAAGAGAAGGACGCAACCCAAGAACTCAAAAACCGCCCAGGGAAAACACCGAGGAAGATCCGACCATCATAGTGAACGTCATCACGGGCAAGGACGTGCCAAATAAGTCAAAACTAACAATAAAAAAAGACCTCAAGGTAATGGCTGTCAAAAACCACGACCCGGTCGCCACTGCCGACAACACGATAACCTTCCTACCCGAGGACTGCCAACACGGCACCTCGGCCGAAGATGCCCCCTTCGTCATATCAGCTCGAATCGGAACAGGACTAGTAAGACGAATACTCGTGGACACGGGTGCCGACTCCAACATCCTCTTCCGAGGAGCATTCGACAAACTCGGGCTCCACAACGACAACCTCCAAACGCACCGCCACGGCGTCACGGGTCTCGGAGATAACTTCCTCAAACCAGATGGCTCGGTCACTCTCCCCATCACCATAGGAACAAGCAACCAGAGAAAGACGATCCTTTCCGAATTCGTCGTCCTAAAAGATTCCACAGCTTATAACGTCATTctcggaagaaaaacaatcaacgacTTCTCAGCAGTCATCTTCACCAAATACCTCCTCATGAAATTCAGGGCCGACGACGGCACCATCGGAACCATTCACGGAGACCGGGAAGTCGCCGCCGAATGCGACAACAACAGCTTAGCCCTAAGGAAGAAATCTCGGGACGCAGCGGGAATATTCCTCGCCGACCTAGACGCCCGACTAGACGGCCAACCCAGACCGGAACCAGAAGGAGACATGGAAAAACTACAGATAGGGCCAACCAAAGAAGAATATACTTTCATCAACAGAAACCTCCCGTACGACCTCAAAGAAGAACTCTCCCAACTTTTGAAAGAAAACAGAGATCTATTCGCATTCACACTAGCCGATATGCCGGGAATAAGTCCCGACCTAATGTCCCACCACCTGGCAGTAGACCCCCTAGCCAAACCAGTGGCACAAAGAAGACGAAAAATGTCACCAGACCGAGCCGCCGAGGTCCGAAAACAAGTGAAAGCCCTACTCGAAGCCAACTTTATCCGAGAACTCCCTTATACGACTTGGTTAGCCAACGTCGTACTAGTTAAaaagtcaaacgggaagtggcgaat aaacaaaatagaagtttaCATAGATGATATGCTCGCCAAGACGGAATCCGGTGAGCAACTAACCATCGATCTAAACATCATaatgaacaccctacgaaaaCACCAAATGCGACTCAACCCAACAAAGTGCGCTTTCGGAATGGAAGCAGGAAAATTCCTCGGATTCATGATCACACAACGCGGAGTTGAGGCAAACCCGGAAAAATGTCGTGCCGTCCTCGAGATGACAAGCCCCAAAAACCTCAAAGATATCCAAAAGCTCACCGGCCGACTAACCGCATTATCCCGGTTCCTCGGAGCTTCGGCACAGAAGGCAATCCCCTTTTTCAAACTCATGAAAAAAGGAACCCCCTTCAAATGGGAGACAGAATGCGAAGAAGCTTTCCAACACTTCAAAAAGGTCCTAACGGAACCTCCAATCCTCGCAAAACCCCAAACAGGGGAAACACTATACCtatacctctccataacggaagaAACAATCGCAGCAGCACTCGTCCGGGAAAACGAGAAAAAAGAACAGAAGCCCATATACTTCATAAGCAAGGTGCTACAAGACACCGAAACATGCTATTCACGACTAGAGAAGTTAGCTTTCGCCCTCCTCTCGGCATCCCGACGACTACGACAATACTTCCAGGCCCACCCCATAACGGTGCGAACCGACCAAACGGTCAAACAGGTATTACAGAAACCCGACCTAGCAGGaagaatgctagcatggtccatcgAGTTATCCCAATTCCAGATCAGGTTCGAGCCCCGAAACGCCATCAAAGCACAAGCCTTGACCGACTTCATCGCCGAAATGACTCCGACAAAGCAGACACCCGAGCCATGGAAACTACATGTCGACGGCTCATCAAACTCCACTCACGGAGGCGCTGGAATTATACTTGAAAACCAAAATGGGATCACAATTGAACAATCAATAAGATACGACTTCCCAGTATCaaataaccaagcagaatacgaagcccttCTGGCAGGCCTAAACCTAGCTCGGGAGGTCGGCGCCAAGATACTCGAAGTTAACACCGACGCCCAGGTGGTATGCTCCCAAATCAACGGGAGCTACCAAACCCGGGACCCCCTGCTCCAACAATACCTCAAAAAAGTAAGCGAAACAAAAGAAGGATTCGAAAACGTCTCCATACACCACGTCCCCAGGGAGCGAAACGCCAGGGCGGATCTACTTTCCAAATTAGCCAGCACGAAGTCAGGACACGGCAACAAATCGCTAATCCAGGAGGTCGTTAAGTCGCCTTCCGTATCAACGGAAATCCACGCACACCTAACATCCTCAAATCAGGAATCTTGGACATACCCGATCTTACAATATCTCCGCGACGGAGTCCTCCCACCAGATCCGAAAGAGGAAAGGCGAATAAAGAGAGAAGCCGCCAACTATACCATGATAGCAGGACAACTATACAAACGCGGATTCTCGCAGCCCCTACTTAAATGTGTCGAACCCGGGGACACGGAATACATACTCCGCGAGATCCACGAAGGGTGCTGCGGTCACCACATAGGAGGAAAAACGCTAGCCCAAAAAATCGTCAGGGCCGGCTATTTCTGGCCGACGATCATCCGAGATTCCATACAACTGACAAAAAGCTGCGACAAATGCCAAAGGCATGCCAATCTCCACCAAGCCGCCCCACACCAACTCAGCATTATATCGGCTGAACGGCCGTTCGGCAGTTGGGGAATCGACCTCGTCGGGCCCTTCCCCACGGCACCCGGCCAACTCAGATATctcatcgtcgccatagactACTACACCAAGTGGATTGAAGCCGAACCCCTGGCATCTATCACGGCTACCCAGTGCCGGAAATTCGTCTGGCGACAAATCATTACCCGGTTCGGAATCCCCGAAGTCATCATCTCCGACAACGGAACTCAGTTCAAAGACAAAAAATTCAGAGAACTCCTAGAGGGATTGCATATATCCCATCGCTTCAGctcggtagaacatccccaaaCAAACGGGCAAGTGGAATCCGCCAACAAAATCATCGTCAAAGGACTTAAGAAACGACTTGACGAAGCCAAGGGGCTATGGGCAGAAGAATTAGGATCAGTACTATGGTCGTACCGAACAACACCCCAGACGAGCACGGGAGAAACGCCCTTCCGACTAACATACGGCGTGGAAGCAGTCATCCCAGTGGAAATCGGAGACCCCAGCCCCAGGAAAACGGTCGGAGGCAACGACGAAGAAGCAGAACGAGACCTCGTGGACGAAGAAAGAAGAATAGCTCACGTCAAAGAGCTAGCACTCAAACAAAGAATCAGCCTAAG AACCTCGGGTACTCTTTCCCTCAcgaagggttttaacgaggcccaactattcaaattttttttttcacttcatCCCCACTACAAGTCACTACTGTTTCTTAAAACACGGAACGAAGACACGGCCATCGTTGGAGGACTGATCACCCTTCAGGCCGAATGCACGGATATCCAAAAAACCGACCAAACGAACGGTTACGTTAGAACAAACAAATACGGAAAGGCCCGAACGGCCAAATACACACCACAAACGGATCATACAAAAGGCCCAGACGGCCGAAAATACTATTAA